In one Silene latifolia isolate original U9 population chromosome 10, ASM4854445v1, whole genome shotgun sequence genomic region, the following are encoded:
- the LOC141605003 gene encoding BTB/POZ domain-containing protein POB1-like isoform X2 gives MREMNKDLFDPRTVMEPEFEKSPREGNFGFAFNDSNFSDRILRIEIMAGPSDSRIDGGGVGGDGDGCSSLFDWVRHRKRRRDDLKKGADVAVCAEEQVLNQSDADDVLGVENDDEEAVAMIEEPLSGDEGANSNDSSWSMECTPILRVQTLHISSPILAAKSPFFYKLFSNGMRESEQRHVTLRINESEEAALMELLNFMYSNTLSPNTATALLDVLMAADKFEVASCMRYCSHLLRNMPMTPESALLYLDLPSSVLMAEAVQPLTDAAKKYLADRYKDITKFQEEVLSLPIAGIESVLSSDDLQVASEDAVYDFVLKWSRARYPQIEERREILATRLARYIRFPYMTCRKLKKALTCPDFDQEVSSKLVMEALFFKAEAPHRQRLLVGEDSVSTNHRFIERAYKYRPVKVVEFDLPRQQCVVYLDLKREECANLFPSGRVYSQAFHLGGQGFFLSAHCNMDQQSSFHCFGLFLGMQEKGSVSFAVDYEFAARSKPSEDFQSKYKGNYTFTGGKAVGYRNLFGIPWTSFMAEDSLYFINGILHLRAELTIKALT, from the exons ATGCGAGAGATGAACAAAGATTTATTCGACCCGAGAACAGTAATGGAGCCCGAATTCGAGAAATCGCCACGAGAAGGCAACTTCGGGTTTGCGTTTAATGATAGTAATTTCTCAGATAGGATTTTACGGATCGAGATTATGGCTGGACCATCTGATTCGAGAATtgatggtggtggtgttggtggtgatggtgatggttgttcTTCTCTTTTTGATTGGGTTCGACATCGTAAACGACGTCGTGATGATTTGAAGAAGG GTGCAGATGTTGCCGTGTGTGCCGAGGAACAGGTTTTGAATCAGTCTGATGCTGATGATGTTTTAGGGGTTGAAAATGATGATGAGGAAGCAGTGGCAATGATTGAAGAACCACTGTCAG GTGATGAAGGTGCCAATAGCAATGATTCTTCATGGAGCATGGAATGTACACCTATTCTTAGAGTTCAAACTTTGCACATTAGCTCACCTATCTTAGCGGCCAAAAGTCCATTCTTTTACAAG CTATTCTCTAATGGAATGAGGGAGTCGGAACAGAGGCATGTAACTCTACGTATCAATGAATCTG AGGAAGCTGCTCTGATGGAGCTTCTGAACTTTATGTACAGCAACACTTTATCTCCAAATACAGCCACTGCTTTGCTAGATGTATTGATGGCTGCCGATAAATTTGAGGTCGCTTCGTGCATGAGATACTGCAGCCATCTGCTACGGAATATGCCCATGACACCCGAGTCTGCTCTGCTATATCTCGATCTTCCTTCTAGTGTCTTAATGGCTGAAGCCGTTCAGCCTTTGACTGATGCAGCGAAGAAATACCTTGCTGATCGTTACAAAGATATTACCAA GTTTCAAGAAGAGGTGCTGTCATTGCCGATTGCTGGAATCGAATCTGTTCTTTCAAGTGACGATCTCCAGGTGGCATCTGAGGACGCTGTGTACGACTTTGTCTTAAAGTGGTCAAGGGCTCGATACCCTCAAATTGAAGAGCGGCGTGAAATCCTTGCTACCCGCCTTGCTCGATACATCCGCTTCCCGTATATGACATGCCGGAAGTTGAAAAAGGCCTTAACATGCCCTGACTTTGATCAAGAGGTTTCTTCGAAGCTTGTCATGGAGGCCCTGTTTTTCAAAGCCGAGGCCCCACACCGCCAAAGATTACTAGTAGGTGAGGATTCTGTTTCCACCAACCATCGGTTTATAGAGCGGGCTTACAAGTATCGGCCTGTTAAGGTGGTTGAGTTTGATCTCCCACGACAACAATGTGTCGTCTACCTGGATTTAAAGCGGGAGGAATGTGCAAATCTTTTCCCATCAGGCCGAGTCTATTCGCAGGCTTTCCATTTAGGTGGGCAGGGATTTTTCCTCTCAGCGCATTGTAACATGGACCAACAGAGCTCTTTCCATTGCTTTGGGTTGTTCCTTGGAATGCAAGAAAAAGGGTCGGTCTCATTTGCAGTCGACTACGAGTTTGCTGCCAGATCGAAGCCATCAGAAGACTTCCAAAGCAAATACAAGGGCAACTACACTTTCACCGGAGGTAAAGCTGTAGGTTACAGAAATCTTTTTGGCATACCATGGACTTCATTTATGGCAGAAGACAGCCTTTACTTCATTAATGGTATCCTACATCTAAGAGCAGAGCTTACCATCAAGGCACTGACTTGA
- the LOC141605003 gene encoding BTB/POZ domain-containing protein POB1-like isoform X1, with amino-acid sequence MREMNKDLFDPRTVMEPEFEKSPREGNFGFAFNDSNFSDRILRIEIMAGPSDSRIDGGGVGGDGDGCSSLFDWVRHRKRRRDDLKKGSAANLCLIDNDVDANLADNDNDNDDDRVNGADVAVCAEEQVLNQSDADDVLGVENDDEEAVAMIEEPLSGDEGANSNDSSWSMECTPILRVQTLHISSPILAAKSPFFYKLFSNGMRESEQRHVTLRINESEEAALMELLNFMYSNTLSPNTATALLDVLMAADKFEVASCMRYCSHLLRNMPMTPESALLYLDLPSSVLMAEAVQPLTDAAKKYLADRYKDITKFQEEVLSLPIAGIESVLSSDDLQVASEDAVYDFVLKWSRARYPQIEERREILATRLARYIRFPYMTCRKLKKALTCPDFDQEVSSKLVMEALFFKAEAPHRQRLLVGEDSVSTNHRFIERAYKYRPVKVVEFDLPRQQCVVYLDLKREECANLFPSGRVYSQAFHLGGQGFFLSAHCNMDQQSSFHCFGLFLGMQEKGSVSFAVDYEFAARSKPSEDFQSKYKGNYTFTGGKAVGYRNLFGIPWTSFMAEDSLYFINGILHLRAELTIKALT; translated from the exons ATGCGAGAGATGAACAAAGATTTATTCGACCCGAGAACAGTAATGGAGCCCGAATTCGAGAAATCGCCACGAGAAGGCAACTTCGGGTTTGCGTTTAATGATAGTAATTTCTCAGATAGGATTTTACGGATCGAGATTATGGCTGGACCATCTGATTCGAGAATtgatggtggtggtgttggtggtgatggtgatggttgttcTTCTCTTTTTGATTGGGTTCGACATCGTAAACGACGTCGTGATGATTTGAAGAAGGGTTCTGCTGCTAATCTTTGTTTAATTGATAATGATGTTGATGCTAATCTTgctgataatgataatgataatgatgatgaccgTGTTAATG GTGCAGATGTTGCCGTGTGTGCCGAGGAACAGGTTTTGAATCAGTCTGATGCTGATGATGTTTTAGGGGTTGAAAATGATGATGAGGAAGCAGTGGCAATGATTGAAGAACCACTGTCAG GTGATGAAGGTGCCAATAGCAATGATTCTTCATGGAGCATGGAATGTACACCTATTCTTAGAGTTCAAACTTTGCACATTAGCTCACCTATCTTAGCGGCCAAAAGTCCATTCTTTTACAAG CTATTCTCTAATGGAATGAGGGAGTCGGAACAGAGGCATGTAACTCTACGTATCAATGAATCTG AGGAAGCTGCTCTGATGGAGCTTCTGAACTTTATGTACAGCAACACTTTATCTCCAAATACAGCCACTGCTTTGCTAGATGTATTGATGGCTGCCGATAAATTTGAGGTCGCTTCGTGCATGAGATACTGCAGCCATCTGCTACGGAATATGCCCATGACACCCGAGTCTGCTCTGCTATATCTCGATCTTCCTTCTAGTGTCTTAATGGCTGAAGCCGTTCAGCCTTTGACTGATGCAGCGAAGAAATACCTTGCTGATCGTTACAAAGATATTACCAA GTTTCAAGAAGAGGTGCTGTCATTGCCGATTGCTGGAATCGAATCTGTTCTTTCAAGTGACGATCTCCAGGTGGCATCTGAGGACGCTGTGTACGACTTTGTCTTAAAGTGGTCAAGGGCTCGATACCCTCAAATTGAAGAGCGGCGTGAAATCCTTGCTACCCGCCTTGCTCGATACATCCGCTTCCCGTATATGACATGCCGGAAGTTGAAAAAGGCCTTAACATGCCCTGACTTTGATCAAGAGGTTTCTTCGAAGCTTGTCATGGAGGCCCTGTTTTTCAAAGCCGAGGCCCCACACCGCCAAAGATTACTAGTAGGTGAGGATTCTGTTTCCACCAACCATCGGTTTATAGAGCGGGCTTACAAGTATCGGCCTGTTAAGGTGGTTGAGTTTGATCTCCCACGACAACAATGTGTCGTCTACCTGGATTTAAAGCGGGAGGAATGTGCAAATCTTTTCCCATCAGGCCGAGTCTATTCGCAGGCTTTCCATTTAGGTGGGCAGGGATTTTTCCTCTCAGCGCATTGTAACATGGACCAACAGAGCTCTTTCCATTGCTTTGGGTTGTTCCTTGGAATGCAAGAAAAAGGGTCGGTCTCATTTGCAGTCGACTACGAGTTTGCTGCCAGATCGAAGCCATCAGAAGACTTCCAAAGCAAATACAAGGGCAACTACACTTTCACCGGAGGTAAAGCTGTAGGTTACAGAAATCTTTTTGGCATACCATGGACTTCATTTATGGCAGAAGACAGCCTTTACTTCATTAATGGTATCCTACATCTAAGAGCAGAGCTTACCATCAAGGCACTGACTTGA